In bacterium, one DNA window encodes the following:
- a CDS encoding cytochrome ubiquinol oxidase subunit I — MDYPILDTGPLGPSTLIAAVAIIHVLIAQFAVGAGIATPWLEARALRRNDSVLLNFLSRYARFLILLSFVGGAVTGVGIWFVVGLISPETISLLLRQFVWGWATEWVFFLVEIVSGYVYYFYWGRMDPKTHVKVGWVYAASAWGSLFIINGILTFMLTPGDWLANGSFWSGWLNPTSWPSLVLRTISSLSLAGLFIAVVANLQKDMTGEDRRHIINEGSVFLVPLALMIPVSLWYFAAAPATSSQLVVGGAVAMSLFFAFGIIASTLIGVYAYWGLLKNRRSVHLETALLLTGIALIATGSMEYVREGIRKPYTVYHYLYANGLTTERIAAINQHGFFAAPPVIAQGKNPDALTPIERGRIIYDVQCQRCHAVDGYNAIRPLVANWTVEMIRDNTRQLHRLRGYMPPFAGTERDLEDLVAFLASLRSDEWEQIHRPPNPEGQR, encoded by the coding sequence ATGGATTACCCCATCCTCGACACCGGCCCGCTGGGGCCCTCGACCTTGATCGCCGCCGTGGCGATCATCCATGTGCTGATCGCGCAGTTTGCCGTCGGCGCCGGCATCGCCACGCCGTGGCTGGAAGCGCGGGCGCTGCGGCGCAACGATTCGGTGCTGCTCAACTTCCTGTCCCGCTATGCCCGCTTCCTGATCCTGCTGTCGTTTGTCGGCGGCGCGGTCACCGGCGTCGGCATCTGGTTTGTCGTCGGGCTGATCTCGCCGGAGACTATCTCGCTTCTGTTGCGGCAGTTTGTCTGGGGTTGGGCGACCGAGTGGGTCTTCTTCCTGGTTGAGATCGTCTCCGGCTATGTCTACTACTTCTACTGGGGCCGGATGGACCCGAAGACGCATGTGAAGGTGGGCTGGGTCTATGCCGCCTCGGCATGGGGATCGCTTTTCATCATCAACGGCATCCTCACCTTCATGCTCACGCCCGGCGACTGGCTGGCCAACGGCTCCTTCTGGAGCGGGTGGCTCAACCCGACATCGTGGCCGTCGCTGGTTCTGCGCACCATTTCCAGTCTCTCTCTGGCCGGGTTGTTCATCGCCGTGGTCGCCAATCTGCAGAAGGACATGACCGGCGAGGACCGGCGCCACATCATCAATGAGGGGTCGGTCTTCCTCGTGCCGCTGGCGCTGATGATCCCGGTGTCGCTGTGGTACTTCGCCGCCGCTCCGGCCACATCGTCGCAACTGGTGGTCGGCGGCGCGGTGGCCATGTCGCTCTTTTTCGCCTTTGGCATCATCGCCTCCACGTTGATCGGCGTCTACGCCTATTGGGGCCTGCTGAAGAACAGACGCTCGGTGCATCTGGAAACCGCGCTTCTGCTCACCGGTATCGCGCTCATCGCCACCGGCTCGATGGAATATGTGCGCGAGGGCATCCGCAAACCGTACACGGTCTACCATTACCTCTACGCCAACGGTCTGACCACCGAGCGGATCGCCGCGATCAATCAGCATGGCTTTTTCGCCGCCCCGCCGGTGATTGCGCAGGGGAAAAACCCCGACGCGCTCACCCCAATCGAGCGCGGCCGCATCATCTACGACGTCCAATGCCAGCGTTGCCATGCGGTCGACGGCTACAACGCGATCCGTCCGCTGGTCGCTAACTGGACGGTCGAAATGATTCGCGACAACACGCGCCAACTGCACCGTCTGCGCGGGTACATGCCCCCCTTTGCCGGCACCGAGCGGGACCTCGAGGATCTGGTGGCTTTCCTCGCTTCGTTGCGATCCGACGAATGGGAGCAGATTCACCGCCCGCCGAATCCGGAGGGACAGCGATGA
- a CDS encoding VCBS repeat-containing protein, translated as MRQRILALIASLLILRPIPVSGAGFVKEYAPWPVVAGGDTLALPFWGGVNSPKPSLVDFDGDGRTDLMLGETRGKVAYLRNAGTEAVPVWTPVTERIGGVNTRTWHRFCDIDADGDLDLFCDAGNGMTAYYQNLSSGGNIVFELVKDMFGDFETGLNNTGDFADLDNDNDYDFFLGSVTGELWQYRNDGDSTDPVYVLGSFFYDSVYAFPGALAQSVTEPQHGFSTITFADHDADGDQDLFWGDINNNNAYLFANLGTASVSDLTEQSEAYLPVNTFGLNHTAFADLDDDGDLDMLVGAANGNDLNNLLLLRNTGTPTLPVYAVEDSNLIANIDVGSYAIPAAGDLDGDGDLDLLIGRGDGRLSHFENVGSTGSPSFLLSGHFYKGIDVGLTAAPALVDWDSDGDLDLLIGNEAGTIEYWRNDGGPANFAPVKVTGQLGGIQVDLQASVCPVDWDGDGLTDLVVGEWDFNGSANVLLYENVGSPGSPALSLVTNRLIKRQPRDITLPVVYDWDCDGSRDLLVGGRSFGTVLYRNTAPSGTFPDSLTLIAQSDTLPWDDDGHRLRVCFADIDGDLLRDAFVGEEDGGINFYRRQLDGCLCKTHGDPNGDGVPSVVDVVMTVNVAFRGGNDVADAECCPHTSRLDHTCDCVVSVLDVVVIVNAAFRGGPPPCDPCAAGNQCPR; from the coding sequence ATGCGACAACGAATCCTTGCTCTCATTGCCTCGCTGCTAATCCTGCGCCCGATCCCGGTGTCGGGGGCGGGCTTTGTAAAGGAGTATGCCCCCTGGCCGGTGGTGGCCGGCGGGGATACGCTGGCGTTGCCGTTCTGGGGCGGGGTCAACAGCCCGAAACCGTCGCTGGTGGATTTCGACGGTGACGGACGCACCGACCTGATGCTCGGTGAGACCCGCGGCAAGGTGGCCTACCTGCGCAACGCGGGGACTGAAGCCGTTCCCGTCTGGACGCCGGTGACCGAACGGATCGGCGGCGTCAACACCCGAACCTGGCACCGATTCTGCGACATCGATGCCGATGGCGATCTCGATTTGTTCTGCGACGCCGGCAACGGGATGACCGCCTACTACCAGAACCTCTCCAGCGGCGGCAACATCGTTTTCGAACTCGTCAAGGATATGTTCGGCGACTTCGAGACCGGATTGAACAACACTGGCGATTTCGCCGATCTCGACAACGACAACGACTACGACTTCTTCCTCGGTTCGGTGACCGGCGAGTTATGGCAGTACCGCAACGACGGCGACTCGACCGATCCGGTGTATGTCCTGGGGTCATTCTTCTACGACAGCGTCTACGCCTTCCCCGGGGCACTGGCGCAGTCGGTGACCGAGCCGCAGCATGGCTTTTCGACGATCACCTTTGCCGACCACGACGCCGACGGGGATCAGGACTTGTTCTGGGGCGACATCAACAACAACAACGCCTACCTGTTCGCCAACCTGGGGACCGCATCGGTCTCCGATTTGACCGAGCAGAGCGAAGCGTATCTGCCGGTCAACACCTTCGGGCTCAACCACACGGCGTTTGCCGATCTGGACGATGACGGTGACCTCGATATGCTGGTCGGCGCCGCCAACGGCAACGACCTCAACAACCTCCTCCTCCTGCGCAACACCGGGACACCGACGTTGCCGGTCTATGCCGTCGAAGATTCCAACCTGATTGCCAACATCGATGTCGGCAGCTACGCCATTCCGGCGGCGGGGGACCTGGACGGCGACGGCGATCTCGATTTATTGATCGGACGCGGCGATGGACGTCTGTCGCACTTTGAGAATGTCGGCTCAACCGGCAGCCCCAGCTTCCTGCTCTCCGGCCATTTCTACAAAGGCATCGATGTCGGTCTGACCGCGGCGCCGGCGCTGGTCGATTGGGACAGCGATGGCGACCTCGATCTGCTGATCGGCAACGAAGCCGGCACGATCGAGTACTGGCGCAACGACGGCGGACCGGCCAACTTCGCCCCGGTGAAAGTCACCGGCCAACTCGGAGGCATCCAGGTCGACTTGCAGGCGTCGGTCTGTCCGGTGGATTGGGATGGCGATGGCCTGACCGACCTGGTGGTCGGCGAGTGGGACTTCAACGGTTCGGCGAATGTCCTGCTCTACGAAAACGTCGGGTCGCCGGGCTCTCCGGCGCTGTCACTGGTCACCAACCGCCTGATCAAACGCCAGCCGCGCGACATCACGCTGCCGGTGGTCTACGATTGGGACTGCGATGGGTCCAGGGACCTGCTGGTCGGCGGACGGTCGTTTGGCACGGTTCTGTATCGCAACACCGCACCATCGGGAACATTCCCCGACTCACTGACCTTGATTGCGCAATCCGACACGTTGCCGTGGGACGACGACGGCCACCGGCTGCGGGTGTGTTTCGCCGACATTGACGGCGACCTCTTGCGCGACGCGTTTGTCGGCGAGGAAGACGGTGGAATCAATTTCTACCGACGGCAGCTGGACGGCTGTCTCTGCAAAACCCATGGCGATCCCAACGGCGATGGTGTGCCGTCGGTGGTCGATGTGGTGATGACGGTGAATGTGGCATTTCGCGGCGGGAACGATGTCGCCGACGCCGAATGCTGCCCGCACACCAGCCGCCTGGACCACACCTGCGATTGCGTGGTCAGCGTCCTGGATGTGGTGGTGATCGTCAACGCCGCCTTCCGCGGCGGACCGCCGCCCTGCGATCCCTGCGCGGCGGGCAATCAAT